A genomic region of Methyloceanibacter stevinii contains the following coding sequences:
- the grxD gene encoding Grx4 family monothiol glutaredoxin, with protein MTDQAVNDWINKQIANNDIVLFMKGTKAMPQCGFSMQVAQILNHLGVDYEDINVLDDMSVREGVKAFSNWPTIPQLYVKGEFVGGCDIVREMFQAGELQDMLKDKGIASNADTQTA; from the coding sequence ATGACAGATCAAGCCGTCAACGACTGGATCAACAAGCAGATCGCCAACAACGACATCGTACTCTTCATGAAGGGTACGAAGGCGATGCCCCAATGCGGCTTCTCCATGCAGGTCGCGCAGATCCTGAACCACCTCGGCGTGGACTACGAAGACATCAACGTCCTGGACGACATGAGCGTCCGCGAAGGCGTCAAGGCCTTCTCCAACTGGCCGACGATCCCGCAGCTTTACGTGAAGGGTGAGTTCGTGGGCGGCTGCGATATCGTGCGCGAGATGTTCCAGGCGGGCGAACTGCAGGACATGCTCAAGGACAAGGGCATCGCCAGCAACGCGGACACGCAAACGGCCTAG
- a CDS encoding BolA/IbaG family iron-sulfur metabolism protein, with protein MAMAATDIERLILERFPDAKIEIEDLAGDGDHYAASVESEEFRGKSRVQQHQMVYDALKGNMGDVLHALALKTSAPQQ; from the coding sequence ATGGCGATGGCCGCCACGGATATAGAGCGCCTGATTCTCGAGCGCTTTCCCGATGCGAAAATTGAAATCGAAGACCTGGCTGGCGACGGCGACCACTATGCGGCGTCCGTCGAATCCGAAGAGTTTCGCGGCAAGTCCCGCGTGCAGCAGCATCAGATGGTCTATGACGCCCTCAAGGGCAATATGGGCGACGTGCTGCATGCGCTCGCTCTGAAGACTTCCGCTCCCCAGCAATAA
- the purL gene encoding phosphoribosylformylglycinamidine synthase subunit PurL, with product MTGAADVKPETPGLSQALVAEHGISPDEYERLLKELGREPTLTELGVFSVMWSEHCSYKSSRVWLKKLPTSGPQVIQGPGENAGVVSLGDGQAAVFKMESHNHPSYIEPYQGAATGAGGIMRDVFTMGARPVANMNALRFGSPSHPKTRHLVAGVVSGIGDYGNCMGVPTIGGETNFDPRYNDNILVNAMCVGLVDANRIFKSAAKGVGLPVVYVGSKTGRDGIHGATMASAEFDESSEEKRPTVQVGDPFTEKLLLEACLELMNEDVIIAIQDMGAAGLTSSSVEMADKGGVGIDLNLDLVPMREEGMTAYEMLLSESQERMLMVLKPGSEPVAERIFKKWELDFAVIGKTTDTGHFVARHNGVVEADIPLPALAHAAPIYERPYEKREKLPTIAAEDVTAPPSILSALERLLGSPHLSSRRWIYEQYDHMVMADTVQRPGGDAGVVRVHGTDKGLAVSCDVTPRYCAADPYEGGKQAVAECWRNLTATGAKPLAITDCLNFGNPDAPRIMGEFVGAIEGMAEACKVFHFPVVSGNVSLYNETTASRSPPTPAVGGVGLIANIADMADMALKADGDVILLLGLETGHLGQSIYMSVMEDRLDGAPPPVDLASERVIGDLVRGLIKADTVNAVHDVSDGGLLVAIAEMALAGKRGVALEAPPEGIPAHAIWFGEDQGRYVVTATPDKVDTIKDVAAVYSVPVRVLGTVGTDTMTVPGEAPLPLGMLRAAYEDWLPRFMTRG from the coding sequence TTGACCGGGGCGGCGGACGTTAAGCCCGAGACACCGGGACTCTCCCAAGCGCTCGTTGCCGAACACGGCATCAGCCCGGACGAGTACGAGCGTCTTCTGAAGGAGCTGGGGCGGGAGCCCACGCTGACGGAGCTCGGCGTGTTCTCCGTCATGTGGTCGGAGCACTGTTCCTATAAGTCGTCGCGCGTCTGGCTGAAGAAGCTCCCCACATCAGGCCCGCAAGTGATCCAGGGTCCGGGCGAGAACGCCGGCGTGGTGAGCCTTGGCGACGGCCAGGCCGCCGTCTTCAAGATGGAGAGCCACAACCACCCCTCCTATATCGAGCCCTATCAGGGCGCGGCCACGGGCGCGGGCGGCATCATGCGCGATGTCTTCACCATGGGCGCGCGGCCCGTTGCCAACATGAACGCGTTGCGCTTCGGCAGCCCCAGCCATCCCAAGACGCGGCATCTGGTTGCCGGCGTCGTGTCCGGTATCGGCGACTACGGCAACTGCATGGGCGTGCCGACCATCGGCGGCGAGACCAATTTCGACCCCCGCTACAACGACAACATCCTGGTCAACGCCATGTGCGTCGGCCTCGTCGATGCGAACCGCATTTTCAAATCCGCCGCGAAGGGCGTCGGCCTTCCCGTCGTCTATGTAGGCTCCAAGACGGGCCGCGACGGCATCCACGGCGCCACCATGGCTTCGGCGGAGTTCGACGAGAGTTCCGAGGAGAAGCGCCCTACGGTCCAAGTCGGCGACCCCTTCACGGAGAAGCTGCTGCTCGAAGCCTGCCTCGAACTAATGAACGAGGACGTCATCATCGCCATCCAGGACATGGGCGCGGCCGGCCTGACATCGTCGTCCGTCGAGATGGCGGACAAGGGCGGCGTCGGCATCGATCTCAATCTCGATCTCGTGCCCATGCGCGAAGAGGGCATGACCGCCTACGAGATGCTCCTGTCGGAGAGCCAGGAACGCATGTTGATGGTGCTGAAGCCGGGGTCCGAGCCCGTGGCCGAGCGCATCTTCAAGAAGTGGGAGCTCGACTTCGCGGTCATCGGCAAGACCACCGATACGGGCCATTTCGTGGCGCGCCACAACGGCGTCGTAGAAGCGGACATTCCGCTGCCTGCGCTGGCGCACGCGGCACCCATCTACGAGCGGCCCTACGAGAAGCGCGAGAAGCTGCCCACCATCGCGGCCGAGGACGTCACGGCCCCGCCAAGCATCTTGAGCGCGCTGGAGCGCCTGCTCGGTTCGCCGCATCTTTCGTCCCGCCGTTGGATCTACGAGCAATACGACCACATGGTCATGGCCGACACGGTGCAGCGCCCCGGGGGCGATGCAGGCGTCGTCCGCGTACACGGGACCGACAAGGGCCTCGCCGTCTCTTGCGACGTGACCCCGCGCTATTGCGCCGCCGATCCGTATGAAGGCGGCAAGCAGGCGGTCGCCGAATGCTGGCGCAACCTCACCGCGACGGGCGCCAAGCCCCTGGCCATCACCGACTGCCTGAATTTCGGCAATCCCGACGCCCCGAGAATCATGGGCGAATTCGTCGGCGCCATCGAAGGCATGGCGGAGGCCTGCAAGGTTTTCCATTTCCCGGTCGTCTCGGGCAACGTGTCGCTCTACAACGAGACAACGGCGTCGCGATCCCCCCCCACCCCTGCCGTGGGCGGCGTCGGGCTGATCGCGAATATCGCCGACATGGCGGATATGGCGCTGAAGGCTGACGGGGATGTGATCCTGCTGCTAGGCCTCGAGACTGGTCATCTCGGCCAATCGATCTATATGTCCGTTATGGAAGATCGCCTGGACGGCGCCCCGCCGCCCGTAGACCTTGCCAGCGAACGCGTGATCGGCGACCTGGTCCGCGGGCTGATCAAGGCTGACACGGTCAACGCGGTGCATGATGTCAGCGACGGCGGGCTGCTGGTGGCGATTGCCGAAATGGCGCTGGCCGGAAAGCGCGGTGTGGCTCTGGAAGCACCCCCGGAAGGCATCCCTGCGCATGCGATCTGGTTCGGCGAGGATCAGGGCCGATACGTGGTTACGGCAACGCCCGACAAGGTCGACACGATCAAGGATGTCGCAGCCGTCTACAGCGTGCCCGTCCGGGTCCTCGGGACCGTCGGAACGGACACGATGACCGTGCCCGGCGAGGCCCCTCTGCCGCTCGGCATGCTGCGCGCCGCCTATGAAGATTGGTTGCCGCGCTTTATGACGCGGGGATAA
- the purQ gene encoding phosphoribosylformylglycinamidine synthase subunit PurQ has product MKASVIVFPGSNCDRDAAVALERAMGAAPKMVWHGDSELPKSDLILLPGGFSYGDYLRSGAMAAHSPIMREVVRRAEAGTPVLGICNGFQVLTEAGLLPGVLMRNATLRFVCKDVRLRVERDDTAFANHYKKDEVVRIPIAHKDGCYFADPGTLYLLENEGRIAFRYCEEDGAITEAANPNGSTGNIAGIYNDTGTVLGMMPHPERLIDPAQSGTDGAKMFSSLVETLH; this is encoded by the coding sequence ATGAAAGCCAGCGTCATCGTTTTTCCGGGATCGAATTGCGACCGCGACGCGGCTGTCGCCTTGGAGCGCGCCATGGGCGCCGCGCCCAAGATGGTGTGGCACGGCGACTCCGAGCTGCCCAAGAGCGATCTGATCCTGCTCCCCGGCGGGTTCTCCTACGGCGACTATTTGCGCTCCGGCGCCATGGCGGCGCATTCGCCGATCATGCGCGAGGTTGTGCGCCGCGCCGAGGCCGGTACGCCGGTACTCGGCATCTGCAACGGCTTCCAGGTCCTCACCGAGGCGGGACTTCTTCCGGGCGTCCTGATGCGCAACGCCACCCTGCGCTTCGTCTGTAAGGACGTGCGCCTGCGCGTCGAGCGCGACGACACGGCATTCGCCAACCATTACAAGAAGGACGAGGTGGTGCGCATCCCAATCGCCCATAAGGATGGCTGCTATTTTGCCGATCCGGGCACGCTCTATCTCCTGGAGAACGAGGGCCGCATCGCCTTCCGCTACTGTGAAGAGGACGGCGCGATCACCGAGGCGGCCAATCCCAACGGCTCGACGGGCAATATCGCCGGCATCTACAACGACACCGGCACCGTGCTCGGCATGATGCCGCATCCGGAGCGTCTGATCGATCCGGCCCAATCCGGTACGGACGGCGCCAAGATGTTCTCCTCTCTCGTGGAGACTCTGCATTGA
- the purS gene encoding phosphoribosylformylglycinamidine synthase subunit PurS: MKARITITLKPGVLDPQGKAIEGALHALGFGGVEGVRQGKFIEVEVAESDPTRAREEIERMCKQLLANTIIENYAYELEAA, from the coding sequence ATGAAGGCACGCATCACCATAACGCTCAAACCCGGCGTGCTCGATCCGCAAGGCAAAGCCATCGAAGGTGCGTTACATGCCTTGGGCTTCGGCGGCGTCGAGGGCGTCCGGCAGGGTAAGTTCATCGAAGTCGAAGTCGCCGAGAGCGATCCGACCCGAGCCCGCGAAGAAATCGAGCGGATGTGCAAGCAGCTTCTCGCAAACACCATCATTGAGAACTATGCCTATGAGCTCGAGGCGGCGTAA
- the purC gene encoding phosphoribosylaminoimidazolesuccinocarboxamide synthase, whose product MNRRRRVYEGKAKILYEGPEPGTLIQHFKDDATAFNNKKHDRIEGKGVLNNRISEYIFERLNEIGVPTHFIKRLNMREQLIREVEIIPLEVVIRNVAAGSLSKRLGLEEGTTLPRSIVEFYYKADELDDPMVSEEHITAFGWASPPELDDIMSLALRINDFLTGLFLGVGIRLVDFKVEFGRLWEGDQMRVVLADEISPDCCRLWDVDTQDKLDKDRFRRDMGGLVEAYQEVARRLGLHTENPTPGRSGPVLVQSK is encoded by the coding sequence ATGAACCGTCGCCGGCGCGTTTACGAAGGCAAGGCCAAAATCCTTTACGAAGGGCCCGAGCCGGGCACGCTCATCCAGCATTTCAAGGACGACGCGACCGCCTTCAACAACAAGAAGCACGACCGTATCGAGGGCAAGGGCGTCCTCAACAACCGTATCTCCGAGTACATCTTCGAGCGGCTGAATGAGATCGGTGTGCCCACCCATTTCATCAAGCGACTGAACATGCGCGAGCAGCTCATTCGCGAAGTCGAGATCATTCCGCTCGAGGTGGTGATCCGCAATGTCGCCGCGGGCTCGCTGTCCAAGCGCTTAGGGCTAGAGGAAGGGACCACCCTGCCCCGCTCGATCGTCGAGTTCTACTACAAGGCCGACGAGCTGGACGACCCGATGGTCTCCGAAGAGCACATCACCGCCTTCGGCTGGGCCTCGCCGCCGGAGCTCGACGACATCATGTCGCTCGCGCTGCGCATCAACGACTTCCTGACCGGCCTGTTCCTCGGCGTCGGAATCCGCCTCGTCGACTTCAAGGTCGAGTTCGGACGTCTGTGGGAAGGCGACCAGATGCGTGTCGTGCTGGCCGACGAAATCTCGCCGGACTGCTGCCGCCTCTGGGACGTCGACACCCAGGACAAGCTCGACAAGGATCGCTTCCGCCGCGACATGGGCGGGCTGGTCGAAGCCTATCAGGAAGTCGCACGCCGGCTTGGGCTGCATACCGAGAACCCGACCCCCGGCCGCAGCGGTCCCGTCCTGGTCCAATCCAAATAG
- a CDS encoding DUF1476 domain-containing protein: protein MTSFNDREKSYEKKFALDEELQFKSTARRNKLLGLWAAEKMGLSGDDAQAYAREVVKADLEEPGEEDVFRKIRGDFDGKEIEQSDHQIRRAMADLMVEAVRQIEAEAKA from the coding sequence ATGACGAGCTTTAACGATCGCGAAAAGAGCTACGAGAAGAAATTCGCCCTCGACGAGGAGTTGCAGTTCAAGTCCACGGCCCGCCGGAACAAGCTTCTGGGCCTCTGGGCCGCTGAAAAGATGGGGCTTTCGGGGGACGATGCTCAAGCCTATGCCCGCGAGGTGGTGAAGGCCGACCTGGAAGAGCCGGGCGAGGAAGACGTTTTCCGCAAGATCCGGGGCGATTTCGACGGCAAAGAGATCGAGCAGTCCGACCACCAGATCCGCCGCGCCATGGCGGACCTCATGGTCGAGGCGGTGCGGCAAATCGAAGCCGAAGCCAAGGCGTAA
- a CDS encoding HpcH/HpaI aldolase family protein yields MAKDLFRSAAKKKQTLFNAWLMMNNPLAVELIGEAGWDCVTIDQQHGAGGNETMLACLTAAKAAGLPAIVRVANNDPGLVGRALDAGAQGVMCPLIENVAEAESFVQAVKYPPRGNRSWGPYRAKIGASGDYFKTANRFTIACPQIETKGALADLDAILGLKGVDMVCFGPNDLSVALTGGIDIWAKEVLEAGREVLAKAREHGVMTLVFCNDIDFAKPRIKEGWDVVAIGTDTGWLASAAAATLAAVESTS; encoded by the coding sequence ATGGCCAAGGACCTTTTCCGCAGTGCGGCCAAGAAGAAGCAGACGCTTTTCAACGCCTGGCTGATGATGAACAACCCGCTCGCCGTCGAGTTGATCGGCGAAGCGGGCTGGGACTGCGTCACCATCGATCAGCAGCATGGCGCAGGCGGCAACGAGACCATGCTGGCCTGCCTGACGGCGGCCAAGGCGGCGGGGCTTCCCGCGATCGTCCGGGTCGCCAACAACGATCCAGGCCTCGTAGGCCGGGCTCTGGACGCGGGCGCGCAAGGGGTCATGTGCCCGCTGATCGAGAATGTGGCCGAGGCGGAGAGTTTCGTTCAGGCGGTGAAGTATCCGCCGCGCGGCAACCGCAGCTGGGGTCCGTACCGGGCCAAGATCGGCGCCTCGGGGGACTATTTCAAAACCGCCAACCGTTTCACGATTGCCTGCCCCCAAATCGAGACCAAAGGGGCGCTCGCTGATCTCGATGCCATCCTCGGCCTCAAGGGCGTGGACATGGTCTGCTTCGGCCCGAACGACCTCTCCGTGGCGCTCACGGGGGGCATCGATATCTGGGCCAAGGAGGTCCTGGAGGCGGGCAGAGAGGTCCTGGCCAAGGCTCGTGAGCACGGCGTCATGACCCTCGTTTTCTGCAACGACATCGACTTCGCCAAGCCCCGGATCAAGGAAGGCTGGGACGTTGTCGCCATCGGCACCGACACCGGCTGGCTCGCTTCGGCGGCTGCGGCCACCCTGGCGGCGGTTGAATCAACCTCTTAG
- a CDS encoding SH3 domain-containing protein produces the protein MGYLRTVIAGLIGLVLGAGVLASGSAQATEAATATALNLRDGPGTGYAKIATMPAGSPVKVKGCRDGWCGVIWRGRKGYASQRGLALGYADYAELVEPEVWPIFPAYPYRSGYYSKADWYFDMPPYTAISPKFYRKRFLMMAQERDRYRYVPNIFRGGGGYYDDTPVGYVNTQAAAAALRDPE, from the coding sequence ATGGGCTATTTGCGGACCGTCATTGCTGGATTGATTGGCCTCGTGCTGGGGGCAGGCGTCTTGGCTTCGGGCTCTGCCCAAGCGACCGAGGCAGCCACGGCCACGGCTCTCAACCTGCGTGATGGTCCCGGCACCGGTTACGCCAAGATCGCCACGATGCCCGCCGGTTCGCCGGTCAAGGTCAAGGGCTGCCGCGACGGCTGGTGCGGCGTGATCTGGCGCGGGCGAAAGGGGTATGCCAGCCAGCGCGGTCTGGCGCTCGGCTATGCGGATTACGCGGAATTGGTTGAGCCCGAGGTTTGGCCGATCTTCCCGGCGTATCCCTACCGGTCCGGCTATTACTCGAAGGCCGACTGGTATTTCGACATGCCGCCTTACACGGCGATCTCGCCCAAATTCTATCGCAAGCGTTTTCTCATGATGGCCCAGGAGCGGGACCGCTACCGCTACGTGCCTAATATTTTCCGCGGGGGCGGCGGCTACTACGACGACACCCCGGTCGGATACGTCAACACGCAGGCCGCCGCCGCGGCCCTGAGAGATCCCGAGTAG
- the purB gene encoding adenylosuccinate lyase has translation MIPRYSRSQMTDIWEPENKFRIWLKIEVTAAEAMAELGLIPNEAAEAAKARGGFDIDRIDEIEREVKHDVIAFLTSVAEHVGPEARFLHAGLTSSDVLDTCFNVQLTEAADILIADLDALLAALKKRAYEHKDTITVGRSHGIHAEPTTFGLKLAQAYAEFTRNRERMIRAREEVATCAISGAVGTFAHVDPRVEAYVADKLGLRPEPISTQVIPRDRHAAFFATLAVIASSVERVATEIRHLQRTEVLEAEEFFSAGQKGSSAMPHKRNPVLSENLTGLARIVRGYAIPAMENVALWHERDISHSSVERMIGPDATVTLDFALTRLTGVIEGLVVYPEHMQANMDRLGGLIHSQRVLLALTNAGVSREDAYRLVQRNAMKVWQENKDFLTELLADPDVTAALSEDTIRDQFDLGYHTKHVEDIFARVFED, from the coding sequence ATGATCCCGCGCTACAGCCGCTCCCAGATGACGGACATCTGGGAGCCCGAGAACAAATTCCGCATTTGGCTCAAGATCGAGGTCACGGCCGCCGAGGCCATGGCGGAGCTCGGCCTCATTCCGAATGAGGCCGCCGAGGCCGCCAAGGCGCGCGGCGGGTTCGACATCGACCGGATCGACGAGATCGAGCGGGAAGTGAAGCACGACGTGATCGCCTTCCTCACCTCGGTGGCCGAACATGTGGGGCCGGAGGCGCGCTTCCTCCACGCCGGTCTCACCTCCTCCGACGTGCTCGACACCTGCTTCAACGTGCAGCTCACCGAGGCGGCGGACATTCTCATCGCCGATCTCGATGCGCTGCTCGCGGCCCTCAAGAAACGCGCTTACGAGCACAAGGACACGATCACGGTCGGCCGCAGCCACGGCATTCATGCCGAGCCAACGACTTTCGGGCTGAAGCTGGCCCAGGCCTATGCCGAATTCACCCGCAATCGCGAACGCATGATCCGGGCCCGCGAGGAAGTCGCCACCTGCGCCATCTCCGGCGCCGTCGGCACGTTCGCCCATGTGGACCCGCGCGTAGAAGCCTATGTGGCCGACAAGCTCGGCCTCCGGCCCGAGCCGATCTCGACCCAGGTGATCCCCCGGGATCGCCACGCGGCCTTTTTCGCGACGCTCGCGGTAATCGCCAGCTCGGTCGAGCGCGTTGCCACCGAGATCCGCCATTTGCAGCGAACCGAGGTCCTAGAAGCCGAGGAGTTCTTCTCGGCGGGGCAGAAGGGTTCTTCCGCCATGCCCCACAAGCGCAACCCGGTCCTGTCGGAGAACCTGACCGGGCTCGCCCGCATCGTGCGCGGCTATGCCATCCCCGCCATGGAGAATGTGGCGCTATGGCATGAGCGGGATATCTCGCACTCCTCGGTCGAACGCATGATCGGGCCGGACGCCACTGTCACACTCGACTTCGCGCTGACGCGGCTAACAGGCGTCATCGAGGGGCTGGTGGTGTACCCCGAGCACATGCAGGCCAATATGGACCGGCTCGGCGGCCTCATTCACTCGCAACGCGTGCTGCTGGCGCTGACGAATGCGGGCGTGTCCCGCGAGGACGCCTATCGGCTCGTGCAGCGCAATGCGATGAAGGTCTGGCAGGAGAACAAGGACTTCCTGACCGAGCTCTTGGCCGATCCGGATGTGACGGCGGCGCTGTCGGAGGACACGATCCGCGATCAGTTCGATCTCGGCTATCACACCAAGCACGTCGAGGACATCTTCGCCCGCGTGTTCGAGGACTAA
- a CDS encoding branched-chain amino acid ABC transporter substrate-binding protein, whose translation MMRLTGLLAVAVCAIALTGCNGEDDPDVIKVAVAGPQTGQYASLGTQMTTGGETAVADINAAGGILGKKLKLEVGDDACDPKQAVAIANQMAGDNVALVAGHFCSGSSIPASNVYAESNLVMISPASTNPALTDKRAGPNIYRVCGRDDKQGEVAGAYLAKHFGDKNIAIIDDKTAYGRGLANEVKKALNANGVQEVFRESITAGEKDYSALVSKLKLADVDALFLGGYHTEAGLILRQMRDQDMDTVLMGGDALVTQEYWSITGPAGEGTLMTFSPDPRKNPAAQDVVKRLEAKGISPEGYVLYTYAAIQAWAEAAKKAGTTDAPAVVKALDESTIHSVIGDFQFDDKGDPNLPPYAVYRWADGTYEQIDENS comes from the coding sequence ATGATGCGTTTGACTGGACTGCTCGCCGTCGCCGTGTGCGCGATCGCACTCACGGGCTGCAACGGCGAAGACGATCCCGACGTCATCAAGGTCGCTGTCGCCGGTCCCCAGACCGGGCAATACGCATCGCTCGGCACACAGATGACTACAGGCGGCGAGACGGCCGTGGCCGATATCAACGCCGCGGGCGGGATCCTCGGCAAGAAGCTCAAGCTGGAAGTCGGCGACGATGCCTGCGACCCGAAGCAGGCCGTCGCGATCGCCAACCAGATGGCCGGCGACAATGTCGCGCTGGTGGCCGGACATTTCTGCTCCGGCTCGTCGATCCCCGCATCGAACGTCTATGCGGAGAGCAATCTCGTAATGATCTCGCCGGCCTCCACGAACCCGGCCCTGACGGACAAGCGCGCGGGGCCCAACATCTACCGGGTGTGCGGCCGCGACGACAAACAAGGCGAAGTCGCCGGCGCCTATCTCGCCAAGCATTTCGGCGACAAGAACATCGCCATCATCGACGACAAGACAGCCTATGGGCGCGGCCTCGCCAACGAGGTGAAGAAGGCGCTCAACGCCAACGGTGTCCAAGAGGTGTTCCGGGAATCGATCACGGCGGGCGAGAAGGACTACTCCGCCCTCGTCTCCAAGCTGAAGCTGGCCGATGTGGATGCGCTCTTCCTCGGCGGCTACCACACCGAGGCGGGGCTCATCCTGCGCCAGATGCGCGACCAGGATATGGATACGGTGCTGATGGGCGGCGATGCGCTCGTGACCCAGGAATATTGGTCCATCACCGGACCGGCCGGCGAAGGTACGCTGATGACCTTCTCCCCGGACCCGCGGAAGAACCCGGCTGCCCAGGACGTCGTGAAGCGGCTGGAAGCGAAGGGCATCTCGCCGGAAGGTTACGTGCTCTATACCTACGCGGCGATCCAAGCCTGGGCCGAGGCGGCCAAGAAGGCGGGAACGACCGATGCGCCGGCCGTCGTCAAGGCGCTCGACGAGAGCACCATCCACTCGGTGATCGGCGATTTCCAGTTCGACGACAAGGGCGACCCGAACCTGCCGCCTTATGCGGTCTATCGCTGGGCGGACGGGACCTACGAGCAGATCGACGAGAACTCGTAA
- a CDS encoding DUF6867 family protein: MSTATQTIAPWISDDGLRVFVLLTLSIGGAAAFLAGRGLARGWRPLWRLFFYMALLAAAVRFFDYALFDGTLLSPYYYVVTYAVLVAAGLLGFRTMRTTQMVTQYYWLYERTSPLTWKDR, translated from the coding sequence AGCACGGCGACCCAGACGATTGCACCTTGGATCAGCGACGACGGCTTGCGCGTCTTCGTGCTCCTGACGCTCAGCATCGGTGGCGCCGCCGCCTTCCTCGCCGGGCGCGGCCTGGCGCGCGGCTGGCGTCCACTGTGGCGGCTGTTCTTCTATATGGCGCTATTGGCGGCCGCGGTGCGCTTCTTCGATTACGCGCTGTTCGACGGCACCCTGCTGTCCCCGTACTACTACGTCGTCACCTATGCGGTCCTTGTCGCGGCGGGGCTGCTCGGCTTCCGCACCATGCGCACGACGCAGATGGTCACGCAGTATTACTGGCTCTATGAGCGGACGAGCCCCCTCACCTGGAAAGATCGATAG